A single genomic interval of Hafnia alvei harbors:
- the cutA gene encoding divalent cation tolerance protein CutA, producing the protein MSETEKPLPDNVTDAIVVLCTAPDEACAQQLASLALSEKLTACVTLLPGASSMYYWEGKLEQEYEVQMILKSERSHQEALLSFLKQHHPYQTPELLVLPVHAGDKDYLSWLNASLR; encoded by the coding sequence ATGTCAGAGACTGAAAAGCCACTACCCGATAACGTTACCGATGCCATCGTCGTGCTCTGCACTGCGCCCGACGAAGCCTGTGCTCAGCAGCTGGCTTCGCTGGCACTGAGTGAAAAACTCACGGCCTGCGTTACGCTGCTACCCGGCGCATCCTCCATGTATTATTGGGAAGGAAAGCTGGAGCAGGAATACGAAGTCCAGATGATTTTGAAAAGCGAGCGCTCACATCAGGAAGCATTGCTAAGCTTTCTGAAACAGCATCATCCATACCAAACCCCTGAACTTTTAGTATTACCTGTTCACGCGGGAGATAAAGATTACCTGTCATGGCTCAACGCTTCTTTACGCTAG